In one Achromobacter spanius genomic region, the following are encoded:
- a CDS encoding ABC transporter permease: protein MISTETSDSLQDQLRLDRRAGVKRRVRITLWQVLILAVILGSWETLTRIPWFTQNTLFDPFFISQPSRVAVRLWEWMQPGPRSVWPHLWLTLQATMVGLVVGVGSGFIVGMTLSRSRFLADVFNPFIVAFNSMPRIAFVPLITMFFGLGLASKVVTSWFVVFFLVFFNTYKGGRSVERELVDFCRTLGGSPRQILWRVRIPTAAAWTFAALPNAISFALIGVVLAEFVGSTTGMGYLMITALATLNATDMFAAVTLLSIVGIVLVYCVTWLERRLLHWAPEFRE from the coding sequence ATGATTTCAACTGAAACTTCCGATTCGCTGCAGGACCAGCTGCGGCTGGACCGCCGCGCCGGCGTCAAGCGCCGCGTTCGCATCACCTTGTGGCAAGTGCTGATTCTTGCCGTCATTCTGGGCTCGTGGGAAACGCTGACACGCATTCCCTGGTTCACGCAAAACACCCTGTTCGACCCCTTCTTCATCAGCCAACCGTCGCGCGTGGCGGTGCGGCTTTGGGAATGGATGCAGCCCGGCCCGCGCTCGGTCTGGCCGCATCTTTGGCTGACCTTGCAAGCCACGATGGTGGGGCTGGTGGTGGGCGTGGGCAGCGGCTTCATCGTCGGCATGACACTCAGCCGCAGCCGCTTTCTGGCCGACGTGTTCAACCCCTTCATCGTGGCGTTCAATTCCATGCCGCGCATCGCCTTCGTGCCGCTCATCACCATGTTCTTCGGCCTAGGGCTGGCGTCCAAGGTGGTGACGTCGTGGTTCGTGGTGTTCTTCCTGGTGTTCTTCAACACCTACAAGGGCGGGCGCAGCGTGGAACGCGAACTGGTCGACTTCTGCCGCACGCTGGGCGGCTCGCCGCGCCAGATCCTGTGGCGTGTGCGCATCCCGACCGCAGCGGCCTGGACGTTTGCCGCCTTGCCCAATGCCATCAGCTTCGCGCTGATCGGCGTGGTGCTGGCCGAGTTCGTCGGGTCCACCACGGGCATGGGGTATTTGATGATCACCGCGCTGGCCACGCTGAACGCCACCGACATGTTCGCGGCCGTGACGCTGCTGTCCATCGTGGGCATTGTGTTGGTTTATTGTGTGACCTGGCTGGAACGGCGGCTCTTGCATTGGGCGCCGGAGTTCAGGGAATGA
- a CDS encoding DNA topoisomerase III, producing the protein MNKTLIIAEKPSVALDISRALGGFAREGDYFESERYVLASSIGHLLSLVAPNDPVKGKWSFTHLPVIPPEFELGPTDKKSAERLKLLVRLAKRKDVDAIINACDAGREGELIFRYIIQYAGVKKPIQRLWLQSMTQAAIREAFANLRDDAQLKPLEAAARSRAEADWLVGINGTRAMTAFNSKDGGFFKTPVGRVQTPTLAIVAEREERIRRFVPRDYWEVRATFIAAAGLYEGRWIDPQFKKDDRDPEKRESRLWSAAAAQSVVAACRDQPGNVTEESKPSTQMSPALYDLTSLQREANGRFGFSAKTTLALAQTLYERHKALTYPRTDSRYLPEDYITTVQETMRALAKGGSNAVGGLSRHADTVVSQQWVKPNRRIFDNKKVSDHFAIIPTLQIPHDLSEAEAKLYDLVLKRFLAVFFPAAEYRVTTRLTEVQGHRFRTDGKVLVTPGWLAVYGKEAQGEDANLVPVADGETVRTEDVEAVGLSTKPPARFNEGTLLSAMEGAGKLVDDEELREAMSERGLGTPATRAAIIEGLLNEVYLRREGRDLVPTAKARQLMTLLSGLDVTELTSPELTGEWEHKLKQIEQGGLGREAFMREIAQMTQVIVKRAKEYERDTVPGDYATLQTPCPKCGAVVKENYRRFACTACDFSIGKHPGGRTFELPEVEELLAKREIGPLQGFISKMGRPFAAILRISDEYKLEFDFGQNDEDDTEAVDFSGHTPVGACPKCQSRVFEHGMSYVCEKSVGPEKTCDFRSGKVILQQEISAEQMGKLLGNGRTDLLEGFVSSRTNRKFKAFLVRQPDGKIGFEFEPRPEKPGRAPSKTAAKTATKTAAKKAPAKKAAVKKTAVKKAAVKKIAAKKAAPKKTP; encoded by the coding sequence ATGAATAAAACGCTGATTATTGCCGAGAAGCCCTCGGTGGCCCTTGATATATCACGCGCCTTGGGAGGCTTTGCGCGCGAGGGCGACTATTTTGAAAGCGAACGTTACGTACTCGCGTCCAGCATCGGCCACTTGCTGAGCTTGGTCGCGCCCAATGATCCGGTCAAGGGAAAGTGGAGCTTTACGCACCTGCCCGTGATTCCGCCGGAATTCGAATTGGGCCCCACCGACAAGAAATCCGCGGAACGCCTGAAGCTGCTGGTCCGCCTGGCCAAGCGCAAGGACGTGGACGCCATCATCAACGCCTGTGACGCGGGACGCGAAGGCGAACTGATCTTCCGCTACATCATTCAGTACGCGGGCGTGAAAAAGCCGATTCAGCGCCTCTGGCTGCAATCGATGACGCAGGCCGCCATCCGCGAAGCCTTCGCCAACCTGCGCGACGACGCCCAGCTGAAACCGCTGGAAGCGGCCGCCCGCTCGCGCGCTGAAGCCGACTGGCTGGTCGGCATCAACGGCACGCGCGCCATGACCGCCTTCAACAGCAAGGACGGCGGCTTCTTCAAGACGCCGGTCGGCCGTGTGCAGACGCCCACGCTGGCCATCGTGGCCGAGCGCGAAGAGCGCATCCGCCGCTTCGTGCCGCGCGACTACTGGGAAGTGCGCGCCACCTTCATCGCCGCCGCCGGCCTGTACGAAGGCCGCTGGATCGACCCGCAGTTCAAGAAAGACGACCGTGACCCGGAAAAGCGCGAATCGCGCCTGTGGTCGGCCGCCGCCGCGCAAAGCGTGGTGGCCGCCTGCCGCGACCAACCGGGTAACGTCACCGAGGAATCCAAGCCGTCGACCCAGATGTCGCCGGCCCTGTACGACCTGACGTCGTTGCAGCGCGAGGCCAACGGCCGTTTCGGCTTTTCGGCCAAGACCACGCTGGCGCTGGCCCAGACCCTGTACGAACGCCACAAGGCGCTGACCTACCCGCGTACCGATTCGCGCTACCTGCCCGAGGACTACATCACCACGGTGCAGGAAACGATGCGCGCGCTGGCCAAGGGCGGCTCGAACGCCGTGGGCGGCCTGTCACGCCACGCGGACACCGTCGTCAGCCAGCAGTGGGTGAAGCCCAACCGCCGCATCTTCGACAACAAGAAGGTGTCGGATCACTTTGCCATCATTCCCACGCTGCAGATCCCGCACGACCTGAGCGAAGCCGAGGCCAAGCTGTACGACCTGGTGCTCAAGCGCTTTCTGGCCGTGTTCTTCCCCGCCGCCGAATACCGCGTCACCACGCGCCTGACCGAAGTGCAGGGGCATCGCTTCCGCACCGACGGCAAGGTGCTGGTCACCCCGGGCTGGCTGGCCGTGTACGGCAAGGAAGCCCAGGGCGAAGACGCCAACCTGGTGCCGGTTGCCGACGGCGAAACCGTGCGTACGGAAGACGTGGAAGCCGTGGGCCTGTCGACCAAGCCGCCCGCCCGCTTCAACGAAGGCACCTTGCTGTCCGCCATGGAAGGCGCGGGCAAGCTGGTGGACGACGAAGAACTGCGCGAAGCCATGTCCGAGCGCGGGCTGGGTACGCCGGCCACGCGCGCCGCCATCATCGAAGGCCTGCTCAACGAGGTCTACCTGCGCCGCGAAGGCCGCGACCTGGTGCCTACCGCCAAGGCGCGCCAGTTGATGACGCTGCTGTCGGGCCTGGACGTGACCGAACTGACCTCGCCCGAACTGACGGGCGAGTGGGAACACAAGCTCAAGCAGATCGAGCAGGGCGGCCTGGGCCGCGAGGCCTTCATGCGCGAAATCGCGCAGATGACGCAAGTGATCGTCAAGCGCGCCAAGGAATACGAGCGCGACACGGTGCCGGGCGACTACGCCACCTTGCAAACGCCGTGCCCCAAGTGCGGCGCCGTGGTCAAGGAAAACTACCGCCGCTTCGCCTGCACCGCCTGCGACTTTTCAATCGGCAAGCACCCGGGCGGCCGCACGTTCGAACTGCCGGAAGTGGAAGAGCTGCTGGCCAAGCGCGAGATCGGTCCGCTGCAAGGCTTCATCAGCAAGATGGGCCGTCCGTTTGCCGCCATCCTGCGCATCAGCGACGAATACAAGCTGGAATTCGACTTCGGCCAGAACGACGAAGACGATACCGAAGCGGTGGACTTTTCCGGCCATACGCCGGTGGGGGCCTGCCCCAAGTGCCAGTCGCGCGTGTTCGAGCACGGCATGAGCTACGTGTGCGAAAAGTCGGTCGGCCCCGAAAAGACCTGCGACTTCCGCTCGGGCAAGGTCATCTTGCAGCAAGAGATCTCGGCCGAACAGATGGGCAAGCTGCTGGGTAACGGCCGCACCGACCTGCTTGAAGGCTTCGTGTCCAGCCGCACCAACCGCAAGTTCAAGGCCTTCCTGGTGCGTCAGCCCGACGGAAAGATCGGCTTCGAATTCGAACCGCGCCCTGAAAAGCCCGGCCGCGCCCCGTCCAAGACCGCCGCCAAAACGGCAACAAAGACGGCCGCGAAAAAGGCCCCGGCCAAGAAAGCCGCGGTAAAGAAAACGGCAGTAAAAAAAGCCGCCGTAAAGAAAATCGCCGCCAAAAAAGCCGCCCCCAAAAAGACCCCGTAG
- a CDS encoding DUF494 family protein translates to MFDILVYLFENYYTPQACPAADVLAKRLAAAGFEHEDIDDALGWLYGLAETTERCVDLAQAPNTGTRIYTDNEYSQLGTESIGFIAFLESAGVLPAPLREIVIDRGLASPETPVPLSKIKIIALMVLWSQEAEIDNLVLEELLDEEGVRLLH, encoded by the coding sequence ATGTTCGATATCCTGGTTTATCTGTTCGAGAATTACTACACGCCGCAAGCCTGTCCTGCGGCCGATGTGCTCGCTAAGCGGCTTGCCGCTGCCGGTTTCGAGCACGAAGACATCGACGACGCTCTCGGTTGGCTGTATGGCCTGGCCGAAACCACCGAACGATGTGTCGACCTCGCTCAGGCGCCCAACACCGGAACCCGGATCTACACCGACAACGAATACAGCCAGCTCGGCACCGAATCCATTGGCTTCATCGCCTTCCTGGAATCGGCCGGCGTGCTGCCGGCGCCCCTGCGTGAGATCGTCATCGACCGAGGCCTGGCTTCGCCCGAAACGCCCGTGCCGCTATCCAAGATCAAGATCATCGCCCTCATGGTTCTCTGGAGCCAGGAAGCCGAGATCGACAACCTGGTCCTGGAAGAGCTGCTGGACGAAGAAGGCGTGCGGCTGTTGCACTGA
- the gluQRS gene encoding tRNA glutamyl-Q(34) synthetase GluQRS: MTYVGRFAPSPSGPLHAGSLVAALASWLDARAHGGRWLLRMEDVDMPRTVPGAADAIMAQLNALGLHWDGDVMWQSQRNAAYQSAFDTLAARGLIYGCGCTRREIADSALRGQTAPGADGERPYPGTCRHGLPPGRQARAWRLRVPDGIERFEDRWLGPQEQDVATAVGDFALRRADGLWAYQLAVVVDDAEQGVTDVVRGADLLSSTARQRVLGRLLGLPPLRYLHVPLILDTVSGLKLSKQNGAAAIDTGTPMAALADAWRALGFGPIAAADRDDFLRTATAQWAQHFPLAQSLP; the protein is encoded by the coding sequence GTGACCTACGTAGGCCGATTCGCCCCCAGCCCCAGCGGCCCGCTGCACGCGGGCTCGCTTGTGGCCGCGCTGGCCAGTTGGCTGGACGCGCGCGCCCACGGCGGTCGCTGGCTGCTGCGCATGGAAGACGTGGACATGCCCCGCACCGTACCGGGGGCCGCCGACGCCATCATGGCGCAGTTGAACGCGCTGGGCCTGCACTGGGACGGCGACGTCATGTGGCAGTCGCAGCGCAACGCCGCTTACCAATCCGCTTTTGACACGCTTGCCGCACGTGGCCTGATCTACGGCTGCGGCTGCACGCGGCGCGAAATCGCTGATTCCGCCTTGCGCGGCCAGACCGCGCCGGGCGCCGACGGCGAACGCCCCTACCCAGGCACCTGCCGCCACGGCTTGCCGCCCGGCCGCCAAGCTCGCGCGTGGCGGCTGCGCGTGCCCGACGGCATCGAACGCTTTGAAGACCGCTGGCTGGGTCCGCAGGAACAGGACGTGGCAACAGCCGTTGGCGACTTCGCCCTGCGGCGCGCGGACGGCTTGTGGGCGTATCAACTGGCGGTGGTGGTGGACGACGCCGAGCAGGGCGTCACGGACGTGGTGCGTGGCGCGGACCTGCTCAGTTCCACGGCGCGCCAGCGTGTGCTGGGCCGCCTGCTGGGCTTGCCGCCGCTGCGCTATCTGCATGTGCCCCTGATTCTGGACACCGTCAGCGGTTTGAAGCTGTCCAAGCAGAATGGCGCCGCCGCCATCGACACCGGCACGCCGATGGCCGCCTTGGCCGACGCCTGGCGCGCCCTGGGGTTCGGCCCCATCGCCGCAGCGGATCGTGATGACTTTCTTCGAACGGCCACCGCACAGTGGGCGCAGCACTTTCCGCTGGCCCAGTCGCTGCCCTAG
- a CDS encoding ABC transporter substrate-binding protein codes for MTHSPRFTTRRRMLTAAGALAGVSLLDGRIAFAQPKLGRVAYGQGSIDPFFAAGYVALKKGYFGEGGLDVEYLNSQSGPRTNQLLAAGQIVFGATAATAAPALTIAGKAATLVFGFDRKLTYANIIVRREDFDSGKIKSLKDLAGKRVGATQPQSSTWLMALYLMQKAGVADKVDIRPLGDLATMLGALKTGSVSASMATMSMMEQARQEGWGVPIFDATTESSWNEFMGGDVPGIAALTLEDTIQKRPEVVQAFVTAMVKAQDFITANSAAGVTDVIYDDYLSAFPRAAIEKTLGVYKDTVFLKDNLITEDAYNRMTAIMGDGRQFSNDEIKTVPYAKCVNMSFVRKARGL; via the coding sequence ATGACCCATAGCCCCCGCTTCACCACCCGCCGCCGCATGCTGACCGCCGCCGGGGCCTTGGCCGGCGTTAGCCTGCTTGATGGCCGCATCGCCTTCGCCCAGCCCAAGCTGGGCCGCGTGGCCTACGGGCAAGGCAGCATCGACCCCTTCTTCGCGGCGGGCTACGTGGCCTTGAAAAAGGGCTACTTCGGCGAAGGCGGGCTGGACGTTGAATACCTGAATTCGCAAAGCGGCCCGCGCACCAACCAGTTGCTGGCGGCGGGCCAGATCGTGTTCGGCGCCACCGCCGCCACGGCCGCCCCCGCGCTGACCATCGCCGGCAAGGCCGCCACGCTGGTGTTCGGCTTTGACCGCAAGCTGACCTACGCCAACATCATCGTGCGCCGCGAAGACTTCGACAGCGGCAAGATCAAGTCGCTGAAGGACCTGGCCGGCAAGCGCGTGGGCGCCACGCAACCGCAGTCCAGCACCTGGCTGATGGCGCTGTACCTGATGCAAAAGGCCGGCGTGGCCGACAAGGTCGACATCCGTCCGCTGGGCGACCTGGCCACGATGCTGGGCGCGCTGAAGACGGGTTCGGTTTCCGCCAGCATGGCCACCATGTCCATGATGGAACAGGCCCGCCAGGAAGGCTGGGGCGTGCCAATATTCGACGCCACCACCGAAAGTTCATGGAACGAATTCATGGGCGGCGACGTGCCGGGCATTGCCGCGCTGACGCTTGAAGACACCATCCAGAAGCGGCCGGAAGTGGTGCAGGCCTTTGTGACCGCCATGGTCAAGGCGCAAGACTTCATCACCGCCAACAGCGCCGCGGGCGTTACCGATGTCATCTATGACGACTACCTCAGCGCCTTTCCGCGCGCCGCCATCGAAAAGACACTGGGCGTCTACAAAGACACGGTGTTCTTGAAAGACAACCTCATCACCGAAGACGCCTACAACCGCATGACGGCCATTATGGGCGACGGCCGCCAGTTCTCGAACGACGAGATCAAGACCGTGCCTTACGCCAAGTGCGTGAACATGAGCTTCGTGCGCAAAGCGCGGGGCCTTTGA
- a CDS encoding GDYXXLXY domain-containing protein: MQVGTERQAGSELHAWRQFLARSTLWLGVLLLGSAAICWVAANWQDMTKVQRFAGTQGLLAIAALAAAWAGLRLRGKPGVRRSVPGALLALAGILLGALLALLGQTYQTGADTWELFAWWAVLLLPWALASASQAVWLLWALVLNMAVALWLGERVFTWYAIYDGTGLPNLIMAALNLTLLLGWELAARRWRASTLIGPRVLAAIAISALVLSLMFGDFILRGVGSLHGIAWLAATVGLGLYYQRGRLDLVILAMLAAGVICVSLRVVGEWLLRLEPGVWAALPLAALLMAEAVLAARWLRRLAAEPQAPVAAADAEPAAASAGNAVEPGDSGAAVVQLAPVATPHAEPPWYVQCLLGLSAWLATLLLLVFVAFSGIVTSDEAALVAGLVLCGAGVAVLRSDAGPFWRQCGTAMAFTGQILIIYGLSSSTSFTSACFFVLLLAAVIYALGPDVILRFLSGLMIAAAGAALIWRGLSPELMRDDLLDAWLYFDPGRAGFVWLPIAVIGAWATAVILTWSHRVGGKRGHALEPLAWAFLLSVQGMVWLAGGISALHLPAMWKLNPQGAFLVVAGALLPAAAALAVLWPRRHVLTAGVTWGVPIALLVLALFWLPSPGVGFALAWLLLGFGLNQLRLVIFGVLSLLAYLGVYYYQLDVPLLQKALWLGGGALLLFVLRGLVWLVPRLMRTQAPQRRVPLPPVSALLRWRTLAILGGLALVLVVANGGIWQREKLLATGKVVILELAPVDPRSLMQGDYMALNFAASRDITRLRLSADRPVDDDSVLGFEPDGYVMLQADARGVATPLRIQPDAQPHAEDEVPLRYRVRDRGVRIVTNAYFFPEGQAKRYEVARYGELRVAENGEALLVRMLGEDLQPL; this comes from the coding sequence ATGCAAGTCGGCACTGAAAGGCAAGCGGGATCCGAACTGCACGCTTGGCGTCAATTCTTGGCGCGAAGCACCCTGTGGCTAGGCGTTTTGCTGCTGGGCAGCGCTGCAATTTGCTGGGTCGCCGCCAACTGGCAGGACATGACAAAAGTGCAACGCTTTGCCGGCACGCAAGGCTTGCTGGCCATTGCGGCACTGGCCGCGGCCTGGGCCGGTTTGCGCCTACGCGGCAAGCCTGGCGTGCGGCGCAGCGTCCCTGGCGCGCTTCTGGCTTTGGCCGGCATCTTGCTGGGCGCCTTGCTCGCGTTATTGGGTCAAACTTACCAGACTGGCGCCGATACCTGGGAATTGTTCGCCTGGTGGGCGGTTCTGCTGCTGCCCTGGGCGCTGGCCTCAGCCAGCCAGGCGGTGTGGCTGTTGTGGGCGCTGGTGCTGAATATGGCCGTTGCCCTGTGGCTGGGCGAGCGCGTCTTCACCTGGTACGCCATCTACGACGGCACGGGTTTGCCCAACCTGATCATGGCGGCCCTGAACCTGACTTTGCTGCTGGGCTGGGAACTGGCGGCACGCCGCTGGCGCGCCAGCACCTTGATCGGCCCGCGCGTGCTGGCCGCCATCGCCATCAGCGCCCTGGTGCTGTCGCTGATGTTCGGCGACTTCATCCTGCGCGGGGTGGGCTCGCTGCACGGCATCGCCTGGCTGGCTGCCACGGTGGGGCTCGGCCTTTACTATCAGCGCGGCCGGCTGGACCTGGTCATTCTGGCCATGCTGGCGGCGGGCGTCATCTGCGTGTCGCTGCGCGTGGTGGGCGAATGGCTGCTGCGGCTGGAGCCCGGCGTGTGGGCCGCTCTGCCCCTGGCTGCCTTGCTGATGGCCGAAGCGGTGCTGGCGGCGCGCTGGCTGCGCAGGCTGGCGGCTGAACCGCAGGCGCCCGTGGCCGCCGCGGACGCGGAACCGGCCGCGGCCTCGGCGGGCAATGCCGTCGAGCCGGGTGATTCCGGCGCCGCCGTGGTGCAACTGGCGCCCGTTGCCACGCCGCATGCCGAACCCCCGTGGTATGTGCAATGCCTGCTGGGCCTGAGCGCCTGGCTGGCGACCTTGCTGCTGCTGGTGTTCGTGGCGTTCTCGGGCATTGTGACGTCGGACGAGGCGGCGCTGGTGGCCGGGCTGGTGCTGTGCGGCGCGGGCGTGGCGGTGCTGCGCAGCGACGCCGGGCCATTTTGGCGGCAATGCGGCACGGCAATGGCCTTCACCGGCCAGATCCTCATCATCTACGGCTTGTCCAGTTCCACGTCGTTCACCAGCGCCTGCTTCTTCGTGCTGTTGCTGGCGGCGGTGATCTACGCGCTGGGGCCAGACGTGATCCTGCGCTTTCTATCGGGCCTGATGATCGCGGCGGCGGGCGCCGCCTTGATCTGGCGCGGCTTGTCGCCGGAGTTGATGCGTGACGATCTGCTGGACGCCTGGCTTTATTTCGACCCGGGTCGCGCTGGTTTTGTCTGGTTGCCCATTGCCGTGATCGGCGCCTGGGCCACCGCCGTCATCCTGACCTGGAGCCACCGCGTGGGCGGCAAGCGCGGCCACGCGCTCGAGCCATTGGCCTGGGCCTTTTTGCTGTCCGTGCAGGGCATGGTGTGGTTGGCGGGCGGCATTTCGGCCCTGCATCTGCCGGCCATGTGGAAACTGAACCCGCAAGGCGCTTTCCTGGTCGTGGCGGGCGCGTTGCTGCCGGCGGCGGCTGCCCTGGCGGTGCTATGGCCGCGCCGCCATGTGCTGACGGCCGGGGTGACCTGGGGCGTGCCGATCGCCCTGCTGGTGCTGGCGCTGTTCTGGTTGCCCAGCCCGGGCGTGGGCTTCGCGCTGGCCTGGCTGTTGCTGGGTTTTGGGCTGAATCAATTGCGCCTGGTCATTTTCGGGGTTTTGAGCCTGCTGGCTTACCTGGGCGTCTATTACTACCAGCTGGATGTGCCCTTGCTGCAAAAGGCCTTGTGGCTGGGCGGCGGGGCGCTGCTGCTGTTCGTGCTGCGTGGCCTGGTGTGGCTGGTGCCCAGGTTGATGCGCACGCAGGCGCCGCAACGGCGCGTGCCGCTGCCGCCGGTGTCGGCGCTGTTGCGTTGGCGCACGCTGGCCATCCTGGGCGGCCTGGCGCTGGTGCTGGTGGTGGCCAACGGCGGCATCTGGCAGCGCGAAAAGCTGCTGGCCACGGGCAAGGTGGTGATTCTGGAATTGGCGCCGGTCGACCCCCGGTCGTTGATGCAGGGCGACTACATGGCGCTGAACTTCGCGGCCAGCCGGGACATCACGCGTCTGCGGCTCAGCGCCGACCGCCCGGTGGACGATGACTCTGTTCTGGGTTTCGAGCCCGACGGCTATGTGATGTTGCAGGCCGATGCGCGTGGGGTCGCCACGCCGCTGCGCATCCAACCCGACGCGCAGCCGCATGCCGAAGACGAAGTGCCGCTGCGCTATCGCGTCCGCGATCGGGGCGTGCGTATCGTCACCAATGCGTATTTCTTTCCCGAAGGCCAGGCCAAGCGCTATGAGGTCGCGCGTTACGGCGAACTGCGCGTGGCTGAAAACGGTGAAGCGCTGCTGGTGCGGATGCTGGGCGAGGACTTGCAGCCGCTGTAG
- a CDS encoding ABC transporter ATP-binding protein, translated as MITLDKVGKAYQTRQGTTHAVGEVSLTIEAGEFVSIVGPSGCGKSTLLNMIAGFLRPTTGTIQVDGRVVDGQVPPALGYIFQKDTLLPWFSVKKNVALGLKFQGVAADKIERRVAELLELGHLSAFADAFPHQLSGGMRRRVALLMSLAVEPRILLLDEPFGALDTHTKTHLHRELMEIWRKLGQTIVMVTHDLDEAILLSDRVVVLSGPPSRVLLDERIRIPHPRDVFTLRETPQFVSHVQSLWSVLGQQFRAAA; from the coding sequence ATGATTACGCTGGACAAGGTTGGCAAGGCGTACCAAACCCGCCAGGGCACGACGCACGCGGTGGGCGAGGTCAGCCTGACGATCGAGGCGGGCGAATTCGTTTCCATCGTCGGCCCCTCGGGATGCGGCAAGAGCACGCTCTTGAACATGATCGCGGGCTTTCTGCGCCCCACTACGGGCACGATCCAAGTAGACGGCCGGGTAGTCGACGGGCAGGTGCCGCCCGCGCTGGGCTACATCTTTCAGAAAGACACGCTGCTGCCTTGGTTCAGCGTGAAGAAGAACGTGGCGCTGGGGCTGAAGTTCCAGGGCGTGGCGGCCGACAAGATCGAACGCCGCGTGGCCGAACTGCTGGAACTAGGCCACCTGAGCGCCTTTGCCGACGCCTTTCCGCATCAGCTATCGGGCGGCATGCGGCGGCGCGTGGCGCTCTTGATGAGCCTGGCGGTGGAGCCGCGCATCCTGCTGCTGGACGAGCCCTTCGGCGCGCTGGACACGCACACCAAGACGCACCTGCATCGCGAACTGATGGAGATCTGGCGCAAGCTGGGCCAGACCATCGTGATGGTCACGCATGATCTGGACGAAGCCATCCTGCTGTCTGACCGCGTGGTGGTGCTGTCTGGCCCGCCCAGCCGCGTGCTGCTGGACGAGCGCATCCGCATCCCGCATCCACGCGACGTCTTCACCTTGCGCGAAACGCCGCAGTTCGTCTCTCACGTGCAAAGCCTCTGGAGCGTGCTGGGCCAGCAGTTCCGTGCCGCCGCCTGA
- a CDS encoding SDR family oxidoreductase, with protein sequence MSTLPYLRNFDLTGQVALVTGSARGLGFCIARALAGCGARVLINGRNGASVDAAVAELTSAGLDAHALPFDVSDDADMERAFRRIDDEHGRLDVLVNNVGARNRKTLRDTSPAEIRDLIDTDLVAGMLLAKFAAERMMRQGGGRLIAITSVVGELARAGDAVYPAAKQGLTGMVRALAAEFGGHHITSNAIAPGTFATETNAAMVADPNFGPRIAARNPTGRWGEPEEIAGAAVFLASPAASYVNGHVLVVDGGLSIQF encoded by the coding sequence ATGAGCACACTTCCATATCTGCGTAACTTCGACTTGACCGGACAGGTCGCGCTGGTGACCGGGTCCGCGCGCGGGCTGGGCTTTTGCATTGCGCGCGCGTTGGCGGGTTGCGGCGCGCGTGTCTTGATCAACGGCCGCAACGGCGCGTCCGTGGACGCCGCCGTGGCCGAGCTGACCAGCGCGGGTTTGGACGCACATGCCTTGCCCTTCGATGTCAGCGACGATGCCGACATGGAACGCGCGTTCCGGCGCATTGACGACGAACATGGCCGGCTGGACGTGCTGGTGAACAACGTGGGCGCCCGCAACCGCAAGACGCTGCGTGACACCAGCCCCGCCGAAATCCGCGACTTGATCGATACGGATCTGGTGGCCGGCATGCTGTTGGCGAAGTTCGCCGCCGAGCGCATGATGCGCCAGGGCGGCGGCCGCCTGATCGCCATCACGTCAGTGGTGGGCGAGCTGGCGCGCGCAGGCGACGCCGTCTATCCCGCCGCCAAGCAGGGCCTGACAGGCATGGTGCGGGCATTGGCGGCGGAGTTCGGCGGCCACCACATCACCAGCAACGCGATCGCGCCGGGTACGTTCGCCACCGAGACGAACGCGGCCATGGTGGCGGACCCGAATTTCGGTCCGCGTATTGCGGCGCGCAATCCGACGGGGCGGTGGGGTGAGCCCGAGGAAATCGCCGGGGCGGCGGTGTTTTTGGCGTCACCAGCGGCGTCGTATGTGAACGGGCACGTGTTGGTGGTGGATGGGGGGTTGTCGATTCAGTTTTGA